In Salisediminibacterium beveridgei, one DNA window encodes the following:
- a CDS encoding M16 family metallopeptidase: MVHRVTAPNGLRIVYEPLQDVRSVSMGIWIGTGSRYETDEEKGISHFIEHMLFKGTATRSPQEIAASFDAIGGYVNAMTSKEYTCYYAKVLDSHADQAMDVLSDMFFNSRLAAEDIVKEQAVVLEEIKMYDDTPDDLVHEQLSEISYGKHPLAGPILGYESTIRQFDFEQLKSYIDQTYTADNVVISICGHVDETFIKRVLERFSAVPAGQQRPIYPPTFISGEKGRKREADQAHLAIGFEGVSADSGLMYPLVLLNNAIGGSMSSRLFQEIREERGLAYAVYSIHEAYRDSGLLTIYAGCAMNQLDRVYDVILKNLQTVKTDGLTELEWQNGREQLKGSLMLGLEGTSSRMQRNGRNELILGRHRTLDDVLHRIDSITQKDISDVASYLFSQTPSISVVSGEGKLPLR; encoded by the coding sequence GTGGTACATCGAGTAACTGCACCAAACGGATTAAGGATCGTATATGAACCCTTACAGGATGTTCGCTCCGTTTCCATGGGCATTTGGATTGGAACCGGATCCCGTTATGAAACGGACGAAGAAAAAGGGATCTCTCATTTTATTGAACATATGCTGTTCAAAGGAACAGCTACACGTTCTCCACAGGAAATTGCAGCAAGTTTTGATGCGATTGGCGGTTATGTCAATGCCATGACATCCAAAGAATATACTTGTTATTATGCCAAGGTACTGGATTCACATGCCGACCAGGCCATGGATGTCTTGAGTGATATGTTTTTTAATTCCCGGCTGGCTGCAGAGGACATCGTAAAGGAACAGGCTGTGGTTTTAGAAGAAATCAAAATGTATGATGACACACCAGATGATCTGGTGCATGAGCAGCTCAGTGAAATCTCATATGGTAAACACCCGCTTGCAGGTCCTATTCTTGGCTATGAATCAACGATCAGACAATTTGATTTTGAACAATTGAAGTCCTACATCGATCAGACGTATACAGCAGATAATGTAGTGATTTCGATTTGTGGTCATGTGGATGAAACTTTTATAAAGCGTGTCTTAGAGCGGTTCAGTGCTGTCCCTGCTGGTCAACAGCGGCCAATTTACCCGCCAACCTTTATTTCAGGTGAAAAAGGAAGGAAGCGGGAGGCAGATCAGGCTCATTTGGCAATCGGGTTTGAAGGTGTTTCAGCTGATTCCGGACTTATGTACCCACTGGTCCTCCTGAATAATGCCATTGGTGGATCGATGAGCAGCAGACTCTTCCAGGAAATCAGAGAAGAACGTGGCCTGGCTTATGCAGTCTATTCCATTCATGAAGCGTACCGCGATTCGGGACTTTTAACTATCTATGCGGGTTGTGCCATGAATCAGCTGGACCGGGTTTATGATGTAATATTGAAAAATCTTCAAACCGTTAAAACGGATGGATTGACTGAATTAGAGTGGCAAAATGGTAGAGAACAACTCAAAGGCAGTTTGATGCTTGGGCTTGAAGGAACGTCAAGTCGTATGCAGCGCAACGGCAGAAATGAGCTGATTTTGGGCCGTCATCGAACCCTTGATGATGTCTTGCACCGTATTGACAGCATCACACAGAAGGATATTTCAGATGTTGCCTCGTATTTATTCAGTCAGACACCATCGATTTCGGTCGTCAGTGGTGAAGGGAAACTTCCTTTACGTTGA
- the dapA gene encoding 4-hydroxy-tetrahydrodipicolinate synthase, which translates to MMSFGKVLTAMVTPFDDDGLINYEQLEILINHLIDNGTDGLVVGGTTGESATLSIEEKAALYQQAVKIANGRVPIIAGTGMNDTYATAELTARAERVGVDGIMLVAPYYNKPSQKGLYEHFHTIAGKTSLPVMVYNVPGRTAVNILPETTIELAKIENIVSVKEASGNLDQITMIVANTPDDFSVYSGDDSLTLPALAVGADGVVSVSSHIIGNQIQQMITHYETGRVQNAAKLHQQLLPIMRGMFIAPSPSPVKTALNMQGIEVGGVRLPLVPLTSEERQTLNEILTLCDDL; encoded by the coding sequence ATGATGAGTTTTGGAAAAGTACTGACAGCTATGGTTACACCATTCGACGATGACGGGTTAATCAATTATGAACAGTTGGAAATACTGATCAATCATTTGATCGATAATGGAACTGATGGACTTGTTGTAGGTGGCACGACGGGGGAATCGGCAACGCTGAGCATCGAAGAAAAAGCAGCTCTATATCAACAAGCTGTAAAGATCGCCAATGGACGTGTCCCGATTATTGCAGGAACAGGTATGAATGATACTTATGCAACAGCTGAACTGACTGCCCGTGCTGAACGTGTTGGCGTAGATGGCATTATGCTCGTAGCACCGTATTACAATAAACCATCCCAAAAAGGTCTTTACGAACATTTTCACACGATTGCAGGTAAGACAAGTCTACCGGTTATGGTATACAATGTTCCCGGTCGAACAGCGGTGAATATTCTGCCGGAAACGACGATTGAACTTGCAAAAATTGAGAATATAGTCTCAGTGAAAGAGGCCAGTGGGAACTTGGATCAGATCACCATGATTGTTGCGAACACTCCGGATGACTTCTCCGTTTATTCGGGTGACGACTCTTTGACATTGCCTGCACTGGCGGTTGGTGCTGATGGGGTTGTTTCAGTGAGCAGTCATATCATAGGAAATCAGATACAGCAGATGATCACTCATTATGAAACCGGAAGAGTTCAAAATGCTGCAAAACTCCATCAGCAGCTTCTTCCGATTATGCGCGGCATGTTTATTGCACCGAGTCCTTCACCTGTAAAAACAGCTCTTAACATGCAAGGCATAGAAGTGGGCGGTGTGAGGCTTCCTTTGGTGCCGTTAACGTCAGAGGAGCGTCAGACACTGAATGAGATCCTTACTTTATGCGATGATCTTTAG
- the yfmF gene encoding EF-P 5-aminopentanol modification-associated protein YfmF → MPTTTYKTNTFILQAKAPLNRSTASKRAVLTETLQGGTVTYPNRMSFRGALESLYGTVIGTDVYKKGEHHIMSFRLDVPNGKFLKGSPPLTEQAVAMFSEMIFAPARNEDDQLNPEVIQEEKRALKQKITSISDDKMRYANKRLIDTMCENEAFSTHVYGTLQDVEDITPADLTEYYESFLETDQLDLYVSGDLTLQDVEAWIELFFGGVRTNHPDKTFIKEEKKSAVHAKEVTEVQDVQQGKLHIGYRTGVVYGDQDYFALLLMNGLFGGFSHSKLFVNVREKESLAYYAASRLETLKGLMIVMAGIQSDQMVKTKKIIFEQLEAMRAGDFSDNDLDQTRAVLKNQWLETLDSQRGRIELAYNNEFTINPVPVDQWFDELEKVTREDLQRVAQGVMLDTVFFLKGKVDEA, encoded by the coding sequence ATGCCAACTACCACTTACAAAACGAATACATTTATTCTTCAGGCCAAAGCTCCTTTGAACAGATCTACAGCATCAAAACGTGCTGTCTTAACTGAAACATTGCAAGGTGGGACTGTAACCTATCCGAATCGCATGTCGTTTCGCGGGGCATTGGAATCTTTATACGGAACAGTCATAGGTACAGATGTCTACAAAAAAGGCGAGCATCACATCATGTCATTTCGACTGGACGTTCCCAATGGCAAATTTTTAAAAGGCTCACCTCCTTTGACTGAACAAGCAGTAGCGATGTTCTCAGAAATGATCTTCGCACCTGCACGCAATGAAGATGATCAATTGAATCCTGAGGTGATTCAAGAAGAGAAGCGGGCATTAAAACAAAAAATCACATCAATTTCCGATGATAAAATGCGGTATGCAAACAAGCGGCTTATCGATACAATGTGTGAAAATGAAGCTTTCTCTACGCATGTTTACGGTACATTACAAGATGTGGAAGATATTACTCCGGCAGATTTGACGGAGTATTATGAATCATTTCTCGAAACAGACCAGCTCGATTTATATGTTTCAGGTGATCTGACTCTTCAGGATGTTGAGGCTTGGATAGAGCTTTTTTTTGGCGGAGTAAGAACCAATCACCCTGACAAAACTTTTATAAAAGAAGAAAAGAAGTCTGCTGTTCACGCTAAAGAAGTGACAGAAGTGCAGGATGTCCAGCAGGGGAAACTTCACATAGGATACAGGACGGGTGTTGTTTATGGTGATCAGGACTATTTTGCGCTTTTACTTATGAATGGTCTGTTCGGAGGTTTTTCTCATTCCAAATTATTTGTGAATGTCAGAGAAAAGGAAAGTTTGGCCTACTATGCAGCGAGTCGCCTTGAAACATTGAAAGGGTTAATGATTGTGATGGCAGGAATTCAATCCGATCAGATGGTCAAAACAAAAAAAATCATTTTTGAACAACTTGAAGCAATGCGAGCAGGAGATTTTTCCGATAATGATTTGGACCAGACACGCGCGGTATTAAAGAACCAATGGCTTGAGACACTGGACTCGCAACGTGGCCGAATCGAATTGGCCTATAACAACGAATTCACAATCAATCCAGTCCCTGTAGATCAATGGTTCGACGAACTTGAGAAGGTTACTCGTGAAGATTTGCAAAGGGTTGCCCAAGGCGTGATGCTGGATACGGTGTTTTTCCTGAAAGGAAAGGTGGATGAAGCATGA
- a CDS encoding ribonuclease J has product MSNKQTDQIKFYALGGVGEVGKNMYVLELDDEILIVDTGCMHPEDDMLGVDIVIPDMTYLIENKDRVKGIILTQALDDHIGAVPYVLRELNVPVYGSRFTIAMVKDLCNEVGVPGKQQFNEVHSQSKIKIGKSPVSFFKTNYSVPDTLGVMIHTSQGPIIYTGDFKFDQNPVDGLPSEMEKLTEIGSKGVLCLLSDSTGAEMPGYAPSESVVAEGIKEAFHEAPEAIIVSVFSSNIYRIQQVLEAAAREERKVVIVGKEIERAVEIALELGYLEDSKGLLVSHKEYKTMSPDEVVVVTTGSQGEPMSCMMRMAKGSHQVVKIKKNDRIIISAVPSPGNEKQVSQMVDLLSRTGAEVVYGKDKKIHVPSHACQEELKLLLNVVQPQHFIPVAGEYRMQVAQHHLARSVGIQQENIFLVDKGEMVEFTKRKGKQTGKVPSGHVLIDGLGVGDVGNIVLRDRRLLSKDGILVVVVTLNKSHKQILSGPDVISRGFVYVRESEALIRQAETLVKETIDKQIAQNQTDWATMKSSIRDQLSKMLFDKTKRRPMIMPIIMEG; this is encoded by the coding sequence TTGTCAAATAAACAAACGGATCAAATTAAATTTTACGCCTTGGGTGGTGTAGGTGAAGTCGGTAAGAACATGTATGTTCTTGAACTGGATGACGAGATTCTGATCGTTGATACAGGATGCATGCATCCTGAAGATGATATGTTAGGTGTGGATATTGTAATCCCGGATATGACATACCTCATCGAAAACAAAGATCGTGTGAAGGGGATTATCTTGACGCAGGCACTTGATGATCACATCGGTGCTGTGCCTTATGTACTTCGTGAACTGAATGTCCCGGTCTATGGTTCCCGATTCACGATCGCTATGGTGAAAGACTTATGTAATGAAGTAGGTGTCCCTGGTAAACAACAATTTAACGAAGTGCACTCTCAATCGAAAATTAAAATTGGCAAGAGTCCGGTCAGTTTCTTCAAGACAAACTACAGTGTGCCGGATACTTTAGGTGTAATGATTCACACTTCACAGGGACCAATTATTTATACCGGAGATTTCAAGTTCGATCAAAATCCTGTGGATGGGTTACCTTCAGAAATGGAAAAGCTTACTGAAATCGGATCCAAAGGCGTACTCTGTCTGCTTTCTGACAGCACGGGAGCTGAGATGCCTGGCTACGCACCTTCTGAATCGGTCGTTGCAGAAGGGATCAAAGAGGCATTTCATGAAGCCCCGGAGGCAATAATTGTCTCAGTATTTTCATCTAATATTTATCGCATACAGCAAGTCCTTGAAGCGGCTGCCAGAGAAGAACGGAAAGTCGTCATTGTCGGAAAGGAAATTGAACGCGCAGTGGAAATCGCACTGGAACTTGGTTACCTTGAAGATTCCAAGGGATTATTGGTGAGTCATAAAGAATATAAAACGATGTCTCCCGATGAAGTTGTGGTTGTCACAACCGGTAGCCAGGGTGAACCAATGAGCTGTATGATGAGAATGGCAAAAGGTTCACATCAGGTGGTGAAAATTAAAAAGAACGACAGAATCATCATTTCTGCTGTTCCAAGCCCAGGGAATGAAAAACAGGTATCTCAAATGGTTGATCTGTTGTCACGAACTGGAGCAGAGGTTGTGTATGGAAAAGATAAAAAAATCCACGTGCCATCTCATGCCTGCCAGGAAGAATTGAAATTGTTGCTGAACGTTGTGCAGCCGCAGCATTTTATTCCAGTTGCAGGTGAATACCGAATGCAAGTGGCGCAGCATCACCTGGCACGTTCCGTTGGTATTCAGCAGGAAAATATTTTCCTTGTTGACAAAGGAGAAATGGTTGAATTTACGAAAAGAAAAGGAAAACAAACAGGTAAAGTTCCTTCCGGTCATGTTCTGATTGATGGACTGGGCGTAGGCGATGTTGGTAATATTGTTTTAAGAGATCGAAGACTTCTTTCTAAAGATGGTATCCTTGTCGTTGTTGTTACCTTAAACAAGTCCCATAAACAAATTCTTTCTGGTCCTGATGTCATTTCCAGAGGGTTTGTCTATGTTCGTGAGTCTGAAGCGTTAATCAGACAGGCTGAGACACTGGTTAAAGAGACAATCGATAAACAAATTGCACAAAATCAGACCGATTGGGCTACAATGAAGAGTTCGATTCGCGATCAATTAAGTAAAATGCTTTTTGATAAGACGAAACGACGACCTATGATCATGCCGATCATTATGGAAGGTTGA
- a CDS encoding aspartate-semialdehyde dehydrogenase: MTQSNEMYNVAILGATGAVGQQMMDTLDRLNFPVDELKLLSSKRSAGKKISFKGKELTVEEAKPESFEGIDLALFSAGGSISKELAPEAVKRGAVVVDNTSAFRMTEGIPLVVPEVNSDALKNHKGIIANPNCSTIQMVAAMEPIRKQFGLKRVIVSTYQAVSGAGNAAVDEMYEQTQQIMNDEPIDPQILPVGGDKKHYQIAFNAVPQIDVFQSNGYTFEEMKMINETKKIMSDESIQVVATCVRIPVETGHSESVYIEVEKEGLTVDTFKNIMKDADGVTLQDDPTQQIYPLATDAQGKDDVFVGRIRQDLDHPKGFHFWVVSDNLLKGAALNSVQIAQSLVEQGLLKK, from the coding sequence ATGACTCAATCAAACGAAATGTACAATGTAGCAATATTAGGAGCAACGGGTGCAGTAGGTCAGCAGATGATGGACACACTCGATCGTCTGAACTTTCCGGTGGACGAACTGAAACTTCTGTCATCCAAACGTTCTGCAGGTAAAAAAATTTCTTTTAAAGGCAAAGAGTTGACAGTTGAAGAAGCGAAGCCGGAGTCATTTGAAGGGATAGATCTGGCGTTGTTCAGTGCAGGCGGGTCGATTTCAAAAGAGCTTGCTCCTGAAGCTGTGAAGCGTGGCGCTGTCGTTGTGGACAATACCAGTGCTTTTCGTATGACTGAAGGGATACCTTTGGTTGTTCCGGAAGTCAATTCCGATGCACTTAAAAATCATAAGGGAATTATTGCGAATCCGAACTGTTCCACAATCCAGATGGTTGCAGCCATGGAACCGATAAGAAAGCAGTTTGGACTGAAACGTGTCATCGTCTCGACCTACCAGGCCGTTTCCGGTGCAGGGAATGCTGCTGTGGACGAAATGTATGAACAGACCCAACAGATTATGAATGATGAACCGATAGACCCGCAAATTTTACCAGTTGGCGGTGACAAAAAGCATTATCAGATCGCTTTTAATGCCGTGCCGCAAATTGATGTGTTTCAGTCGAACGGATATACATTCGAAGAAATGAAAATGATCAATGAGACGAAAAAAATCATGTCTGATGAATCCATTCAAGTCGTTGCAACCTGCGTCCGTATTCCAGTTGAAACCGGGCATTCCGAATCGGTATACATTGAAGTGGAAAAAGAGGGTCTGACAGTGGATACTTTCAAAAACATTATGAAAGATGCAGACGGAGTTACATTGCAGGATGATCCTACTCAACAGATCTATCCACTGGCAACAGATGCGCAAGGCAAGGACGATGTCTTTGTCGGCCGGATCCGTCAGGATCTGGACCATCCAAAAGGATTCCACTTCTGGGTCGTTTCAGACAACCTCCTGAAAGGTGCAGCTTTGAACTCTGTTCAGATCGCACAATCGCTTGTAGAACAAGGACTGCTTAAAAAATAA
- a CDS encoding GntR family transcriptional regulator, protein MIRSDQRPLYLQVIDRVKEDIDKGVYVTGERLPSEFQLSKKLGVSRATLREALRMLEDENVIVRRHGVGTFINAKPLFSSGIEELFSVTDMIKRGKKKPGTNFLSTSIDRASEDDQRRFLDEQLKDLTVIERVRTADGEPVVYCLDKVPSNHLPDAINQEEQSIFVQLEQSGTSIAYAMTQIEPIGFHERVSEILNCEPETALLVLKQMHYNEQDQPVLYSINYFRADKFKFHVLRKRVF, encoded by the coding sequence ATGATTCGATCAGACCAACGACCACTCTATCTACAAGTAATTGACCGTGTAAAGGAAGATATCGATAAAGGAGTCTATGTAACCGGGGAGCGTCTGCCATCAGAATTCCAGCTTTCGAAAAAGCTGGGCGTTAGCCGTGCCACATTAAGAGAAGCACTGCGGATGCTTGAAGATGAGAATGTCATTGTCCGACGTCACGGTGTCGGAACATTTATTAATGCAAAACCACTATTCTCATCAGGAATTGAAGAATTGTTCAGTGTGACGGATATGATTAAACGCGGAAAGAAAAAACCAGGAACTAATTTTCTTTCAACTTCTATAGATAGAGCATCTGAAGATGACCAGCGCCGTTTTCTTGATGAGCAGCTTAAAGATTTGACGGTAATTGAACGGGTCAGAACTGCGGATGGTGAACCAGTTGTATATTGTCTTGATAAAGTTCCTTCGAATCATTTACCGGATGCCATCAATCAGGAAGAACAGTCGATTTTCGTACAACTGGAACAATCAGGTACTTCGATTGCTTATGCGATGACGCAAATCGAACCGATCGGGTTTCACGAGCGGGTATCGGAAATCTTGAATTGTGAACCTGAAACCGCCCTTTTGGTATTGAAGCAGATGCATTACAATGAACAGGATCAACCTGTCTTGTATTCCATTAACTATTTCCGGGCAGATAAATTCAAATTCCATGTACTTCGAAAACGTGTATTCTGA
- a CDS encoding FtsK/SpoIIIE family DNA translocase: MASTKKPNSTSKQKSQSAKGKSTAKSKSNETPGWIQELRFELSGLFMVMIGIIALFELGMAGRSVNWFFQFLAGNWKVLLILTFIGLSIYLMMKRNFPTFWNRKLLGFYLVLTSILVMSHGRAYSSWQDQAQPMETGIISTTWSLVTGSPTGAAAQGETMGGGMIGALIFSLTHALFSVSGSYVVAGGLMITGIIFMTGRTFIDIIRHEDGPRAWVTATGNQLKRGMTSIIKRIKDRKTAIQSKTAQSDSSTSEVEPEILDFTEHVKGEQDVVVSEVNGNEPESDQNQADTFEEHTQEGSEAGNTNIEPKDPAAESNVKLVVSESENKEYHLPPFDLLKSQVKPNQSKEHSMLSKNARKLEETLDSFGVKAKVTKVHLGPSVTKYEVYPNAGVKVSKIVNLTDDLALALAAKDIRMEAPIPGKSAIGIEVPNQEVSLVTLREVLESALMKGNENPLAIGLGRDISGEAVIAELNKMPHLLVAGATGSGKSVCINGIIISILLRAKPHEVKLMMIDPKMVELNVYNGIPHLLAPVVTEPKKAAQALKKVVSEMERRYELFAASGTRNLEGYNEYIRKENLKRDEAEAYSPLPYIVVIVDELADLMMVASSEVEDAITRLAQMARAAGIHLIIATQRPSVDVITGVIKANIPSRIAFGVSSSTDSRTILDGNGAEKLLGKGDMLFIPVGASKSVRIQGAFLSDDEVERIVNHCIEQQKAQYAEEMIPSSVEEQKPSGEADDELYPDAVALVRDMQSASVSMMQRRFRVGYARAARLIDEMEVRGIVGPYEGSKPREVLVSKDEDPGPQESDQREKTQK; this comes from the coding sequence TTGGCATCAACTAAGAAACCAAACTCAACATCAAAGCAAAAATCTCAAAGTGCAAAAGGCAAGTCAACTGCAAAATCAAAATCTAACGAAACGCCAGGCTGGATTCAAGAACTGCGTTTTGAATTGTCAGGATTGTTTATGGTGATGATTGGTATCATTGCATTATTTGAACTTGGTATGGCAGGAAGATCTGTAAACTGGTTCTTTCAATTTCTTGCAGGGAACTGGAAAGTACTTTTGATTCTCACATTCATCGGATTATCCATTTATTTAATGATGAAACGTAATTTCCCAACTTTTTGGAATCGTAAGCTGCTGGGATTCTATTTAGTATTGACTTCCATACTGGTCATGAGTCATGGCCGTGCATACAGTTCTTGGCAGGATCAGGCTCAACCGATGGAAACGGGTATTATCAGTACTACATGGTCTCTTGTGACTGGCAGTCCGACAGGTGCGGCGGCTCAAGGTGAAACGATGGGTGGAGGTATGATCGGAGCACTCATTTTTTCACTCACGCATGCATTATTTTCAGTTTCCGGTTCCTATGTTGTTGCAGGTGGACTGATGATTACAGGTATCATTTTCATGACCGGACGAACCTTTATTGATATCATCCGTCATGAAGATGGACCCAGAGCATGGGTTACTGCAACGGGAAATCAACTGAAACGAGGTATGACGTCAATCATCAAACGAATCAAAGATCGAAAAACAGCGATCCAGTCTAAAACAGCTCAAAGTGATTCCTCAACATCAGAAGTGGAACCTGAAATTCTCGATTTTACTGAACACGTGAAGGGTGAACAGGACGTCGTGGTTTCAGAAGTGAATGGGAATGAGCCTGAATCTGATCAGAATCAAGCCGATACCTTTGAAGAACATACACAAGAAGGTTCAGAAGCTGGTAATACTAATATCGAACCGAAAGATCCGGCTGCTGAATCCAACGTTAAACTTGTCGTTTCTGAATCAGAAAATAAAGAGTACCATTTGCCGCCATTTGATTTGTTAAAGTCACAAGTGAAACCGAATCAATCAAAAGAACATTCCATGCTGTCGAAAAATGCCCGGAAGCTTGAAGAAACACTAGACAGCTTCGGTGTGAAAGCGAAGGTAACCAAGGTCCACTTGGGACCTTCAGTTACTAAATATGAAGTGTACCCCAATGCAGGTGTGAAAGTCAGTAAAATTGTAAATCTTACTGATGACCTGGCTCTTGCGTTAGCTGCAAAAGATATTCGGATGGAAGCGCCTATTCCTGGTAAATCTGCTATTGGTATTGAAGTTCCAAATCAGGAAGTATCCCTCGTGACTCTCAGGGAAGTACTTGAATCGGCCTTGATGAAAGGAAATGAAAACCCTTTGGCCATTGGACTGGGACGGGACATTTCCGGTGAAGCAGTTATCGCTGAGCTGAATAAAATGCCTCACCTGCTTGTTGCCGGTGCAACAGGAAGCGGGAAAAGTGTTTGTATTAATGGGATTATCATCAGTATTCTTTTAAGGGCAAAGCCTCATGAAGTGAAGCTGATGATGATTGATCCAAAAATGGTTGAACTGAACGTATATAATGGGATTCCGCATTTGTTGGCTCCTGTAGTAACCGAGCCTAAGAAAGCGGCGCAGGCACTGAAGAAAGTTGTCAGTGAAATGGAAAGACGTTATGAACTATTCGCAGCGTCAGGAACGAGGAATCTTGAAGGATATAATGAGTATATTCGTAAAGAAAATTTAAAAAGAGATGAGGCGGAAGCTTATTCCCCACTCCCCTATATTGTTGTCATTGTTGATGAATTGGCAGATCTGATGATGGTTGCATCTTCAGAAGTGGAAGATGCCATAACCAGGCTTGCACAGATGGCACGTGCAGCTGGAATTCACTTGATAATTGCTACTCAAAGGCCATCTGTTGATGTCATCACAGGTGTCATAAAAGCGAATATCCCATCGCGTATTGCATTTGGTGTTTCAAGTTCAACAGATTCACGAACGATTTTGGATGGCAATGGTGCAGAGAAGCTTCTTGGAAAAGGGGATATGCTCTTTATTCCTGTTGGAGCTTCTAAATCGGTTCGTATACAAGGAGCTTTTTTATCTGATGATGAAGTGGAGCGAATCGTAAATCATTGTATTGAACAGCAGAAAGCGCAATATGCTGAAGAGATGATTCCATCTTCTGTTGAGGAACAGAAGCCATCCGGGGAAGCTGATGATGAGCTTTATCCGGACGCAGTGGCACTCGTGAGAGACATGCAATCAGCATCGGTATCCATGATGCAACGACGTTTTCGGGTGGGATATGCCCGGGCAGCAAGGTTGATTGATGAGATGGAAGTCCGTGGTATTGTAGGACCTTATGAGGGAAGTAAACCAAGAGAAGTTCTTGTTTCGAAAGATGAAGATCCTGGACCTCAAGAATCAGATCAAAGGGAAAAGACACAAAAATAG
- the dapG gene encoding aspartate kinase produces MTICVQKFGGTSLQTDETKAKAVEHVEEAVQKGYKVVTVVSAMGRLGDPYATDTLLSLIGGVDASLSKREQDLLMACGETISAVVFSDMLQKRGLKSLAISGKEAGFRTSGDYSDAKIVDMNPQAVMQYLDEYDVIVVTGFQGETANGTTATLGRGGSDTSATALGAALDAEVIDIFTDVDGIMTADPRLVEDAKTLDSVTYNEICNMAYQGAKVIHPRAVEVAMQAKVPIRIRSIHSKAPGTLISVSTSGQPGLDLEEKLVTGITHVGKLSRIKVSVNGMKYEQSKVFETLAEAGISVDFIHIHPDGAAFTVPEHLGFRTKELLTEIGLTVSEDKGVAKVSAVGAGMTGVPGVTSKIVKALSDRNITILQSADSHTTIWVLVYENQMKDAVNALHDAFI; encoded by the coding sequence ATGACCATTTGCGTGCAGAAATTTGGTGGAACATCGCTGCAAACGGATGAGACAAAAGCAAAAGCAGTTGAACATGTTGAAGAAGCTGTTCAAAAAGGTTATAAAGTGGTCACAGTCGTCTCAGCAATGGGACGACTTGGTGATCCTTATGCGACGGATACTTTGCTGTCACTCATTGGCGGTGTCGATGCTTCCCTTTCCAAAAGAGAACAGGATTTATTAATGGCATGCGGCGAAACGATCTCTGCCGTAGTTTTTTCTGATATGTTGCAAAAGCGCGGTTTGAAATCTCTTGCTATCTCTGGAAAAGAGGCGGGGTTTAGAACCAGTGGTGATTACAGTGACGCGAAAATCGTTGATATGAATCCGCAAGCTGTCATGCAATACCTGGATGAGTATGACGTAATTGTCGTGACGGGATTTCAAGGTGAGACTGCGAATGGCACTACAGCTACTCTGGGCAGGGGAGGGTCTGATACCTCTGCAACAGCACTTGGAGCAGCTCTCGATGCTGAGGTCATTGATATCTTTACTGACGTAGACGGAATTATGACTGCAGACCCTCGTTTAGTTGAGGACGCCAAAACATTGGATTCAGTAACCTACAATGAAATATGCAATATGGCTTATCAAGGCGCAAAAGTTATTCATCCAAGAGCCGTGGAAGTTGCCATGCAGGCGAAAGTGCCAATCCGGATTCGCTCCATCCATTCTAAAGCGCCCGGCACACTGATTTCCGTTTCTACGTCAGGTCAACCCGGACTTGATCTGGAAGAAAAACTGGTTACCGGTATCACTCATGTTGGAAAACTTTCCAGAATAAAAGTCTCTGTAAACGGCATGAAGTATGAGCAGTCAAAAGTATTTGAAACATTGGCAGAAGCGGGAATTTCTGTTGATTTTATCCATATACATCCTGATGGCGCTGCGTTTACCGTTCCGGAACATCTCGGTTTCAGGACAAAAGAACTTTTGACAGAAATCGGTTTGACTGTGTCAGAAGATAAAGGGGTGGCAAAGGTTTCAGCGGTTGGTGCCGGGATGACCGGAGTGCCGGGTGTTACCTCGAAAATCGTCAAAGCATTGTCTGATCGAAACATTACGATTCTGCAATCTGCAGACTCCCATACCACCATTTGGGTACTTGTTTATGAAAATCAAATGAAAGATGCGGTGAATGCTTTGCACGATGCATTTATCTGA